Proteins from a genomic interval of Paenibacillus sp. FSL H8-0048:
- the citZ gene encoding citrate synthase, with product MTATKGLEGIVATTSSISSIVDGVLTYRGYDIDDLADHATFEETAYLLWFGSLPTVPELEALRRELSAHAAIPEQVLTQMKLYPKEANTMAALRSAVSSLALYDEAADDMSKEANQTKALKLQAQIPTVVAALARIRKGLEPVAPKAGLTIAENFLYMLWGKEPDAVSVKALDTALVLHADHELNASTFAGRVTVATLSDIYSGVTSAIGALKGPLHGGANEAVMKMLEEIGSLDAVEPYIQGKLERKEKIMGFGHRVYKNGDPRAKHLMKMSSELGTMKNDTSLYDMSVKVEELITSQKGLKPNVDFYSASVYTQLGIERELFTPIFAISRTSGWTAHILEQYEDNRIIRPRAEYTGMSDMKYVPVDER from the coding sequence ATGACAGCTACTAAAGGACTTGAAGGCATTGTTGCAACGACCTCCTCAATCAGCTCTATCGTAGATGGAGTGCTCACTTACCGCGGCTATGATATTGACGATCTTGCGGACCATGCCACATTTGAGGAGACTGCTTATTTGCTGTGGTTCGGCAGTCTGCCGACGGTGCCGGAGCTTGAAGCTCTGCGGCGCGAGCTCAGCGCTCATGCTGCGATCCCTGAGCAGGTGCTCACTCAAATGAAGCTGTATCCCAAGGAAGCCAACACCATGGCCGCTTTGCGCTCTGCCGTATCGAGTCTGGCCCTGTACGATGAAGCTGCCGATGATATGAGCAAGGAAGCGAACCAGACCAAGGCGCTGAAGCTGCAGGCGCAGATTCCGACTGTAGTCGCCGCACTGGCGCGCATCCGCAAAGGCCTGGAGCCGGTGGCGCCCAAGGCGGGACTGACCATCGCCGAGAACTTCCTCTACATGCTGTGGGGCAAAGAGCCGGATGCGGTATCCGTCAAGGCGCTGGATACGGCGCTTGTGCTGCATGCTGACCATGAGCTGAACGCATCGACTTTTGCCGGGCGGGTAACGGTTGCGACCTTGTCCGACATCTATTCCGGTGTGACTTCGGCGATCGGGGCGCTTAAGGGGCCGCTGCATGGCGGGGCGAATGAAGCCGTAATGAAGATGCTGGAGGAGATCGGCAGCCTGGACGCGGTGGAGCCGTATATCCAGGGCAAGCTGGAGCGCAAGGAGAAGATTATGGGCTTCGGACATCGTGTCTACAAGAACGGGGATCCGCGCGCCAAGCACCTGATGAAGATGTCCAGCGAGCTGGGCACGATGAAGAATGACACCAGTCTCTATGACATGTCGGTCAAGGTGGAAGAGCTGATCACCAGCCAAAAGGGGCTGAAACCGAACGTCGATTTCTATTCGGCATCGGTCTACACACAGCTGGGGATCGAACGGGAGCTGTTCACCCCTATCTTCGCCATCAGCCGGACTTCGGGCTGGACAGCCCACATTCTGGAGCAGTATGAAGACAACCGTATCATCCGTCCGCGTGCGGAATATACAGGCATGTCCGACATGAAGTATGTCCCTGTAGACGAGCGATAA
- a CDS encoding MFS transporter produces MEKITKLRGFYLFLGLAGGSFGSYLSLLLKSNGLEVSQIGLLMAIGTLIAICVQPLWGMVSDRYNQARLVLILSVAVPAVLAVLYRSEYFIVLMLVYTVSTIFSSTQAPIADSYAIAAANRAGATYGSIRMMMSIGAAVGAIAGGQYVSKFSVSTIWLPFLLLNCIAVFIAFTLPKQAEENHMMSQSFSQGIKKLLGNRIFLAFLGGSFLVNQTMTAFGTYFVIAFQSVGGSTSSAGIALFLASITNVPSMFFASKVIRRLGMERTLLLGALIYVLRWGIQVAFPYPSVMIGVQVLHGLSFGFFYIAAVEYVSKITSPEMQATGQSVFNIVFSGLAGILGNLLNGMLLNQGGVGLMNLSCMLSAAAGAALLVYVARSSRRKLPLASASGGVGA; encoded by the coding sequence ATGGAAAAAATAACAAAGCTGCGCGGGTTCTATCTGTTTCTGGGACTGGCCGGGGGCTCCTTCGGCTCCTACCTCTCGCTGCTGCTGAAATCAAACGGACTTGAAGTCAGCCAGATCGGCTTGCTGATGGCTATAGGGACGCTGATCGCCATCTGTGTGCAGCCTTTATGGGGAATGGTCTCCGACCGGTATAACCAGGCGCGGCTGGTGCTGATTCTGAGCGTGGCGGTTCCGGCGGTGCTTGCGGTCCTGTACCGCTCGGAATATTTCATCGTGCTGATGCTGGTGTATACCGTGTCCACGATCTTCTCCTCTACACAGGCGCCTATAGCCGACTCGTACGCCATAGCGGCTGCGAACAGGGCTGGAGCCACTTACGGCAGCATCCGCATGATGATGAGCATAGGCGCTGCCGTAGGGGCCATTGCGGGGGGGCAGTATGTATCCAAGTTCTCTGTATCGACCATCTGGCTGCCGTTTCTGCTTTTGAATTGCATCGCCGTATTCATCGCCTTCACCCTTCCTAAGCAGGCGGAGGAGAATCATATGATGAGCCAGTCCTTCTCGCAGGGTATCAAAAAACTGCTCGGCAACCGTATATTCCTGGCCTTCCTGGGCGGGAGCTTTCTGGTCAATCAGACGATGACGGCCTTCGGGACCTATTTCGTGATTGCCTTCCAGTCAGTCGGCGGGTCCACGAGCTCTGCGGGAATCGCCCTGTTCCTGGCGTCGATTACCAATGTTCCATCCATGTTCTTCGCCTCCAAGGTCATCCGCAGGCTTGGCATGGAGCGGACACTGCTGCTTGGTGCGCTGATCTATGTGCTGCGCTGGGGTATCCAGGTGGCCTTCCCTTACCCTTCCGTGATGATCGGCGTGCAGGTGCTTCACGGCCTCTCGTTCGGGTTCTTTTATATCGCGGCGGTTGAATATGTATCGAAGATTACCTCACCGGAGATGCAGGCGACCGGGCAAAGTGTATTTAACATCGTATTCTCCGGGTTAGCCGGCATTCTGGGCAATCTGCTGAACGGGATGCTGCTGAATCAGGGCGGGGTTGGTCTGATGAACCTCTCCTGTATGCTTAGTGCGGCTGCGGGCGCGGCTCTCCTGGTCTATGTCGCCCGAAGCTCACGCCGCAAGCTGCCGCTTGCGTCTGCATCCGGCGGTGTCGGCGCTTAA
- a CDS encoding phosphatidylglycerophosphatase A family protein, with amino-acid sequence MSYQMAEELLERRGVSLDSIAEIVYILQSVYYPSLTQEECLSSVKSVLNKREVQYTLMTGIALDELAEKKLLPQPFQAVMEADESLYGADETLALGITSVYGMIGLTSFGYLDKIKLGIIGKLNDDKGSIHVFLDDLVAGIAAAASARIAHGHEGAKVYPHVTGTE; translated from the coding sequence ATGTCCTATCAAATGGCGGAGGAGCTGCTGGAGCGCCGGGGAGTATCGCTGGACTCGATCGCGGAGATCGTCTATATCCTGCAATCGGTCTATTATCCCAGCTTAACGCAGGAGGAGTGCCTGAGCAGCGTCAAGTCGGTCCTGAACAAAAGAGAGGTCCAGTATACGCTCATGACCGGGATTGCGCTGGATGAGTTAGCCGAGAAAAAGCTGCTGCCCCAGCCGTTTCAGGCGGTAATGGAAGCGGATGAATCGCTCTACGGGGCGGACGAGACGCTGGCGCTGGGCATCACGAGCGTGTATGGAATGATCGGCCTGACGAGCTTCGGCTACCTGGATAAAATAAAGCTTGGAATTATCGGCAAATTGAATGATGATAAGGGGAGCATTCATGTATTCCTGGATGATCTTGTGGCCGGAATTGCGGCTGCAGCTTCAGCCCGGATCGCCCACGGGCATGAGGGTGCGAAGGTCTATCCCCATGTGACAGGGACCGAATAA
- the pyk gene encoding pyruvate kinase, with protein sequence MRKSKIVCTIGPASESLENIKKLILAGMNVARLNFSHGDFDEHGARINTIRQASKELGKTVAILLDTKGPEIRTGKLEVEPIELVQDEYLTLTTEEILGDHNRISITYNNLPNDVQVGSTILIDDGLIGLTVVDIQGTEIKTRIVNGGTIKSKKGVNVPGVSISLPGITEKDTNDIIFGIGQDIDFIAASFVRKASDVLEIRELLAKHDASHIQIISKIENQEGVDNLDEILAVSDGLMVARGDLGVEIPAEDVPLAQKLMIQKCNIAGKPVITATQMLDSMQRNPRPTRAEASDVANAIFDGTDAIMLSGETAAGKYPVESVLTMSRIAEKAESALNHREIFMKQQIAQETTVTEAISQSVAISALDLNAKAIISSTVTGHTARVVSKYRPKSQIIAVTTQERTMRQLALVWGVTPVFGPEAHSTDELLETALNGGKASGLVKAGDLVVITAGIPLGRSGSTNLVKVDTIPAD encoded by the coding sequence ATGCGGAAAAGTAAAATTGTATGTACGATCGGACCTGCAAGTGAATCGTTGGAGAATATCAAAAAATTGATTTTGGCTGGTATGAATGTGGCCCGTCTGAACTTCTCCCACGGCGATTTTGATGAGCACGGAGCCCGGATCAACACGATCCGTCAAGCATCCAAGGAACTGGGCAAGACTGTTGCCATCCTGCTCGACACCAAAGGACCGGAGATTCGTACTGGCAAGCTGGAAGTAGAACCGATTGAACTGGTTCAGGATGAGTATCTGACTTTGACTACGGAAGAGATCCTTGGCGACCATAACCGTATCTCCATCACTTACAACAACCTGCCTAACGATGTTCAAGTAGGATCGACGATCCTGATCGACGACGGCCTGATCGGCCTTACTGTTGTCGACATTCAAGGCACCGAAATCAAGACCCGTATTGTTAACGGCGGTACGATCAAGAGCAAGAAGGGTGTTAACGTACCAGGAGTATCCATCTCCCTGCCGGGTATTACGGAAAAAGATACCAATGATATCATTTTTGGGATCGGACAGGACATTGATTTTATTGCCGCTTCTTTCGTACGCAAAGCCAGCGACGTTCTGGAAATCCGTGAACTGCTTGCGAAGCATGATGCTTCCCACATTCAGATCATCTCCAAGATCGAGAACCAGGAAGGTGTCGATAACCTGGATGAGATCCTGGCAGTATCCGACGGCCTGATGGTTGCCCGTGGCGACCTTGGTGTAGAAATCCCTGCTGAAGATGTACCTTTGGCTCAGAAGCTGATGATTCAGAAATGTAACATCGCCGGCAAACCGGTAATCACAGCTACCCAAATGCTGGATTCCATGCAGCGCAACCCGCGCCCGACCCGCGCTGAAGCAAGTGACGTAGCGAACGCAATCTTCGACGGAACTGATGCAATCATGCTGTCCGGTGAGACTGCTGCCGGGAAATATCCGGTAGAATCCGTACTGACTATGTCCCGTATTGCTGAGAAAGCAGAATCTGCTCTGAACCACCGTGAGATCTTCATGAAGCAGCAGATTGCTCAAGAAACTACCGTAACTGAAGCGATCAGCCAATCCGTAGCGATCTCCGCTCTGGATCTGAATGCTAAAGCGATCATTTCTTCGACTGTAACTGGCCACACTGCACGCGTGGTTTCCAAATATCGTCCTAAATCACAGATCATTGCTGTTACTACCCAGGAAAGAACAATGCGTCAGCTGGCGCTGGTATGGGGCGTAACTCCTGTATTCGGTCCTGAAGCTCATTCTACTGACGAATTGCTGGAAACAGCTCTTAACGGCGGTAAGGCTTCCGGTCTGGTTAAAGCCGGCGATCTTGTAGTCATCACTGCAGGTATCCCGCTTGGACGTTCCGGTTCCACTAACCTGGTGAAGGTAGATACGATTCCAGCCGACTAG
- a CDS encoding G1 family glutamic endopeptidase produces MGQVNRLTRSKPCLKDKLNTGRAASSGFGWTSSNWSGYAISGKKGSYRQISADWIVPYVKPTEKATFSSAWIGIDGFKNSSLIQTGTGHESVNGKVRYYAWWEILPASETVIPFPVSPGNHMRASIVKLSPGKWCITLRNLSKGWVFRTVQRYNGPQSSAEWIVEAPQVGFDIAPLAKLSTVCFTCCQVNGRSPRLKVSDGGVMIQNKKLLAVPSLPRSCGSAFSVRRIYRKSPPAVYSRNPIYTTP; encoded by the coding sequence GTGGGCCAAGTCAATAGATTAACACGGAGCAAACCCTGTCTGAAGGATAAACTCAATACGGGCAGAGCCGCCAGTTCCGGCTTCGGCTGGACCTCAAGCAACTGGAGCGGTTATGCCATTTCCGGCAAAAAAGGCAGCTACCGGCAGATATCTGCCGACTGGATCGTCCCTTATGTAAAGCCTACGGAAAAAGCTACGTTCTCCTCGGCCTGGATCGGCATTGACGGCTTCAAGAACAGCAGCCTGATCCAGACCGGCACCGGCCATGAGTCGGTGAACGGCAAAGTCCGGTATTATGCCTGGTGGGAGATTCTCCCCGCCTCCGAAACCGTCATTCCTTTTCCCGTCTCCCCCGGCAACCATATGCGTGCTTCCATCGTCAAGCTGAGTCCCGGCAAATGGTGCATCACCCTGCGCAATCTCAGCAAAGGTTGGGTCTTCCGCACGGTACAGCGCTATAACGGACCGCAAAGCTCTGCCGAATGGATTGTCGAAGCACCCCAAGTGGGATTCGATATTGCTCCGCTGGCCAAGTTATCCACAGTCTGCTTCACCTGCTGTCAAGTCAATGGGCGCAGCCCCAGACTAAAGGTCTCAGACGGCGGCGTTATGATCCAGAATAAGAAGCTGTTGGCCGTGCCATCTCTCCCGCGTTCTTGCGGAAGCGCCTTTTCGGTCAGACGGATCTATCGTAAAAGTCCCCCTGCCGTGTATTCCAGGAACCCTATTTATACGACTCCCTGA
- the icd gene encoding NADP-dependent isocitrate dehydrogenase, protein MLKLEQYDLPTEGEQITIEDGKLLVPDQPIIPFIEGDGTGRDIWKASKRVLDAAVEKAYGGKKKIAWYEVFAGEKAFNTYGEWLPNDTLEAIREYIVAIKGPLTTPIGGGIRSLNVALRQELDLYVCLRPVRYFDGVPSPVKHPELVDMVIFRENTEDIYAGIEYQEGSAEVKKVIEFLQKEMGVNKIRFPETSGIGIKPVSEEGSKRLVRSAVEYAIKHGRKSVTLVHKGNIMKFTEGAFKNWGYEVAEQEFGDKVFTWNQYDVIKERDGEAAANAAQKEAEAAGKIIVKDAIADIALQQVLTRPTDFDVIATLNLNGDYLSDALAAQIGGIGIAPGANINYITGHAIFEATHGTAPKYADKDVVNPGSVILSGVMLLEHLGWQEAADLIYKGMSTAINNKTVTYDFARQMEGATELKCSAFADEIINHL, encoded by the coding sequence ATGTTGAAACTGGAACAATACGATCTGCCCACAGAAGGCGAACAAATTACAATCGAAGACGGCAAGCTGCTGGTTCCGGATCAGCCGATCATTCCATTCATTGAGGGTGACGGGACAGGCCGTGACATTTGGAAAGCCTCCAAGCGGGTGCTGGATGCAGCTGTAGAGAAAGCCTACGGCGGTAAGAAAAAAATTGCGTGGTACGAAGTGTTTGCCGGAGAGAAGGCCTTCAATACATATGGTGAATGGCTGCCGAACGACACGCTGGAAGCGATCCGTGAGTACATTGTGGCAATCAAGGGCCCGCTGACTACTCCAATCGGAGGCGGTATCCGCTCCCTGAACGTGGCGCTGCGCCAGGAGCTTGACCTGTACGTATGTCTGCGTCCGGTGCGCTACTTCGACGGCGTTCCTTCTCCGGTGAAGCATCCTGAGCTGGTGGATATGGTTATTTTCCGTGAGAACACTGAGGATATCTATGCGGGGATCGAATATCAGGAAGGCTCCGCCGAAGTGAAGAAGGTGATCGAATTCCTGCAGAAGGAAATGGGCGTGAACAAAATCCGCTTCCCGGAAACATCCGGTATCGGTATCAAGCCTGTATCCGAGGAAGGCTCGAAGCGCCTTGTTCGTTCAGCAGTAGAGTATGCAATCAAGCACGGACGCAAGAGCGTGACTCTGGTACACAAAGGCAACATCATGAAATTCACTGAAGGTGCCTTTAAGAACTGGGGCTATGAAGTGGCTGAACAGGAGTTCGGCGATAAGGTCTTCACCTGGAACCAGTACGATGTCATCAAGGAGCGCGACGGTGAAGCGGCTGCGAATGCTGCCCAGAAGGAAGCCGAAGCGGCAGGCAAGATCATCGTTAAGGATGCCATTGCGGATATTGCTCTGCAGCAGGTATTGACCCGCCCGACAGACTTCGATGTCATTGCGACGCTGAACCTGAACGGTGACTATCTCTCCGACGCACTGGCTGCCCAGATTGGCGGCATCGGTATCGCTCCGGGAGCGAATATTAACTATATTACGGGACATGCTATTTTTGAAGCTACACATGGTACGGCACCTAAGTATGCTGACAAGGATGTAGTGAATCCGGGCTCTGTTATTCTTTCCGGCGTCATGCTGCTTGAGCATCTGGGCTGGCAGGAAGCAGCTGACCTGATCTACAAGGGAATGAGTACAGCGATTAACAACAAGACGGTTACTTACGACTTTGCCCGCCAGATGGAAGGCGCCACTGAGCTGAAATGCTCTGCTTTTGCTGACGAGATCATCAATCATCTGTAA
- a CDS encoding acetyl-CoA carboxylase carboxyltransferase subunit alpha → MAGELPFEMPLVEMRKKIAELKQFGEEKGIDFSDEVARLEERYSELENEIYSNISPAQKMHLARHHGRPTSLDLIGLIFTDFIELHGDRLYGDDLAVVGGIAKLNGRPVTVIGQQRGKDTKENILRFFGSAHPEGFRKSLRLMKQAEKFGRPIITFVDTKGAYPGNTAEERGQSEAIARNLFEMSQLAVPVICVIIGEGGSGGALAMAVGNRVLMLENAIYSAISPNGAASILWKDATKAEQAAEAMKITATDLLEMEVIEEIVAEPRGGAHRDYEATAEAVKDTVWRHLQELSGMDAAALKEDRYLKFRKIGEFSESVLEQDYDQDEAQIVE, encoded by the coding sequence TTGGCAGGAGAGTTGCCTTTTGAAATGCCTCTGGTAGAAATGCGCAAAAAAATCGCCGAGCTCAAGCAGTTCGGTGAAGAGAAGGGCATTGATTTCAGCGATGAGGTAGCCCGGCTTGAGGAGCGCTACAGCGAGCTGGAGAATGAGATCTATTCCAATATATCCCCGGCCCAGAAGATGCATCTGGCCCGGCATCACGGACGCCCGACCTCGCTGGATCTGATCGGGCTTATCTTCACGGACTTTATTGAGCTGCATGGTGACCGTCTGTACGGTGATGATCTTGCGGTAGTCGGCGGAATCGCCAAGCTGAACGGCCGGCCTGTGACCGTTATCGGGCAGCAGCGCGGCAAGGATACGAAGGAGAATATTCTCCGCTTCTTCGGCAGTGCCCATCCGGAGGGCTTCCGCAAGTCATTGCGCCTGATGAAGCAGGCGGAGAAGTTCGGCCGTCCGATCATCACCTTTGTCGATACCAAGGGGGCGTACCCCGGCAATACCGCAGAGGAACGCGGACAATCTGAAGCGATTGCCCGTAATTTGTTCGAGATGTCCCAGCTGGCCGTGCCGGTCATCTGTGTGATTATCGGCGAGGGCGGCAGCGGCGGAGCTTTAGCGATGGCCGTGGGCAACCGCGTGCTGATGCTGGAGAATGCCATCTATTCGGCGATCTCCCCTAACGGTGCGGCTTCGATTCTGTGGAAGGATGCCACCAAGGCGGAGCAGGCCGCGGAGGCCATGAAGATTACGGCCACCGATCTGCTGGAGATGGAAGTCATCGAGGAGATTGTTGCAGAGCCCAGAGGCGGTGCGCACCGGGATTACGAAGCTACGGCGGAGGCAGTGAAGGACACAGTCTGGCGTCACCTGCAGGAGCTGTCCGGCATGGATGCAGCAGCGCTGAAGGAAGACCGTTATCTGAAATTCCGCAAAATCGGCGAGTTTTCCGAGTCGGTGCTGGAGCAGGATTACGATCAGGATGAAGCGCAGATTGTGGAGTAA
- the ytvI gene encoding sporulation integral membrane protein YtvI, giving the protein MDTLVLKRMLRGLWVVLAAALILLAAYVLLPLLYPLLIAWLLAYLMHPLVLILKGMKLPGWLAVSLSLLFYIGGIALVLTALITRLVKELIGLLQTFDLHTDQWRELLLSLSRNASIQNIINQINQFYHDNPGYHATIDSNINRTTETVGQAVTQMITGFFNIILKLISSLPSLGTILIVIVLAAFFLSTGWERHNAKLTALLPAPLLRPVSEIWKDLRKALFGYIRAQLVLISVTAVIVIIGLLLLGVKSAFAIGLTIGIVDLIPYLGVGIVILPWALYSYMTGNMALAIGLLVLYGVILITRQVLEPKVLASSIGVDPLAMLIGMFAGLQLMGMLGLILGPVLLVILDAFARAGVFRALRTYILSGRLY; this is encoded by the coding sequence ATCGATACACTTGTGCTTAAAAGAATGCTGCGCGGCCTCTGGGTCGTGCTTGCTGCCGCCCTGATTCTGCTGGCTGCATATGTACTGCTGCCGCTTCTATACCCCCTGCTGATCGCCTGGCTGCTGGCTTATCTTATGCATCCGCTGGTCCTGATCCTGAAGGGGATGAAGCTCCCCGGCTGGCTCGCCGTATCCCTCTCGCTGCTGTTCTACATCGGAGGCATCGCACTTGTCTTGACCGCACTCATCACCCGGCTGGTTAAAGAGCTGATCGGGCTGCTCCAGACCTTCGATCTTCATACCGATCAGTGGCGGGAGCTGTTGCTGTCCTTAAGCCGCAATGCCAGCATTCAAAATATTATTAACCAAATCAACCAGTTTTACCACGACAATCCGGGTTATCATGCCACCATTGACAGCAATATCAACCGGACCACAGAAACTGTCGGCCAAGCCGTGACGCAGATGATTACCGGATTCTTCAATATCATCCTGAAGCTGATCTCCTCGCTGCCGAGCCTTGGCACCATTCTGATTGTCATCGTATTGGCCGCCTTCTTCCTCAGCACCGGCTGGGAACGGCATAATGCCAAGCTGACCGCCCTGCTCCCGGCCCCGCTGCTGAGACCGGTGTCGGAGATCTGGAAGGATCTGCGCAAGGCGCTGTTCGGCTATATCCGCGCCCAGCTGGTGCTGATCTCCGTAACGGCGGTAATTGTGATCATCGGCCTGCTGCTGCTGGGGGTCAAATCAGCCTTCGCCATCGGCCTGACCATCGGCATCGTCGACCTGATTCCTTATCTGGGCGTCGGTATCGTCATTCTGCCCTGGGCCTTATATTCATACATGACCGGGAACATGGCGCTGGCCATCGGGCTGCTGGTGCTCTACGGCGTCATCCTGATCACCCGCCAGGTGCTGGAGCCCAAGGTACTCGCCAGCAGTATCGGCGTCGATCCGCTCGCCATGCTGATCGGCATGTTCGCCGGCCTTCAGCTGATGGGCATGCTGGGCCTGATCCTCGGCCCTGTGCTGCTCGTTATTCTCGACGCGTTCGCCCGCGCCGGCGTATTCCGCGCCCTGCGCACCTATATCCTTAGCGGCAGGCTGTATTAG
- the accD gene encoding acetyl-CoA carboxylase, carboxyltransferase subunit beta has translation MFKDLFQKKRKYATIPSERLERSGGPAEGERPKREIPEGLMSKCAKCGTIQYSKELEKNLKVCPSCGYHMRLNATERIAMILDPEGFIEFDSEMASIDPLKFPGYASKLEQQQSKTGQVEAVITGQGSIGGHPVIVAVMNFEFFTGSMGSVVGEKITRAVEEATERRLPMLIFSTSGGARMQESILSLMQMAKTSSALARFSEAGGLYISVITDPTTGGVSASFASLGDIIIAEPGAVFGFAGRIVIEQTIRQKLPEDFQTAEFNLQHGQLDLVVHRKEMRSTLTKLLELHDVKGGF, from the coding sequence TTGTTCAAAGATTTATTTCAGAAAAAACGGAAGTACGCGACTATTCCTTCAGAACGTCTGGAGCGAAGCGGCGGACCGGCAGAAGGCGAGCGCCCTAAGCGGGAGATTCCCGAAGGTCTAATGAGCAAGTGCGCCAAATGCGGAACGATCCAGTACAGCAAGGAACTGGAGAAGAATTTGAAAGTATGCCCGTCCTGCGGCTATCATATGCGCCTGAATGCAACCGAACGGATTGCAATGATCCTTGATCCGGAAGGGTTCATTGAGTTCGACAGCGAGATGGCGTCGATTGATCCGCTGAAGTTCCCCGGCTATGCCTCCAAGCTGGAGCAGCAGCAGTCCAAAACCGGACAGGTTGAGGCTGTAATCACCGGCCAGGGCAGCATCGGCGGACATCCGGTGATTGTAGCCGTGATGAATTTTGAATTCTTTACCGGCAGCATGGGATCTGTGGTTGGTGAGAAAATTACAAGAGCGGTGGAAGAAGCGACAGAGCGGAGACTGCCGATGCTGATCTTCTCCACCTCCGGCGGAGCCAGAATGCAGGAGAGCATTCTCAGTCTCATGCAGATGGCGAAGACAAGTAGCGCGCTGGCCCGGTTCAGTGAAGCAGGCGGCCTGTATATCTCCGTCATTACTGATCCGACTACCGGTGGAGTATCGGCGAGCTTTGCAAGCCTGGGCGACATTATTATTGCCGAGCCCGGAGCGGTATTCGGCTTTGCCGGACGGATTGTCATCGAGCAGACGATCCGCCAGAAGCTGCCGGAGGATTTCCAGACGGCAGAGTTCAATTTGCAGCACGGACAGCTGGATCTGGTCGTGCACCGTAAGGAAATGCGCTCCACACTCACGAAGCTGCTGGAGCTGCATGATGTGAAAGGGGGATTTTAG
- a CDS encoding acyl-CoA thioesterase, with product MNLRKPGCASRWHSTSIRVRYQETDQMGVVYHANYLIWFECGRTEMFRELGFDYRMLEGLGLLLPVTSADLQFKSPARYDDLITVYARLTTFSALRVVYEYEIRRMAAGQEGQERTAGELLVSGSTSHVWLNGEWRPVRIDRAQPELFQAILAALKEEE from the coding sequence ATGAATCTGCGTAAGCCTGGATGTGCCAGCCGCTGGCACAGTACCTCCATCCGTGTACGTTATCAGGAGACGGACCAGATGGGGGTGGTCTATCATGCCAACTATTTGATCTGGTTTGAGTGCGGCCGTACGGAGATGTTCCGTGAGCTGGGCTTTGATTACCGGATGCTGGAGGGACTCGGCCTGCTGCTGCCGGTAACCTCTGCAGATTTGCAATTTAAAAGCCCCGCGCGATATGATGATCTTATTACCGTGTATGCGCGGTTAACTACCTTCTCGGCTCTGAGGGTTGTGTATGAATATGAAATCCGCCGGATGGCGGCGGGTCAGGAAGGGCAGGAGCGGACCGCAGGCGAGCTTCTGGTCAGCGGCTCGACGAGCCATGTCTGGCTGAACGGGGAGTGGAGGCCGGTGCGGATTGACAGGGCACAGCCTGAGCTGTTCCAGGCCATCCTGGCTGCGCTGAAGGAAGAAGAATAG
- a CDS encoding FxsA family protein: MIRNKWLWAALFAVPAVELFGFIYVSSFLGAPKTLLIMLATSVIGLLMMRFEGKKVLQDSRTHMQEGRVPGRTMLDGLCIFFGGLLLILPGFVTDLIGFTLVFPLTRPVYRVFLLKWIEKKMKNGTFTFYRR, from the coding sequence ATGATCAGGAACAAATGGCTGTGGGCCGCCTTATTTGCAGTCCCGGCCGTGGAATTATTCGGTTTCATCTATGTCTCAAGTTTTCTTGGAGCGCCCAAGACACTGCTGATCATGCTGGCTACTTCAGTCATCGGTTTGCTTATGATGCGGTTCGAAGGCAAGAAGGTGCTGCAGGACAGCAGAACACATATGCAGGAGGGCCGGGTGCCCGGACGGACCATGCTGGACGGCTTATGTATTTTCTTCGGCGGTCTGCTGCTGATTCTCCCGGGATTTGTCACAGATCTGATCGGCTTTACTCTGGTATTTCCGCTGACCCGGCCGGTCTACCGGGTTTTTCTGCTCAAATGGATCGAGAAGAAGATGAAAAACGGCACGTTCACCTTCTACCGCAGGTAG